Sequence from the Burkholderia cepacia genome:
GCGCGGCCACCGGCCTGAACGCGGCGGCCGGCGTGACGATCGATACGCCCGAGCGCCGCTACGGCAACGCGGTGCTGTCGCGCTGCCCGATCCGCGCGGCACGCACGCTCGACCTGTCGTTCCACCCGCGCGAGCCGCGCGGCGCGCTCGACGCCGACATCGACTGCGACGCGGGCACGATCCGCGTGGTCGCGACCCACCTCGGGCTGTCGGCAAGCGAACGCAGCGCGCAGGTGCAGCGGCTGCTCGCGGCCTTCGACACGGGCGCGATGCCGGTGATCCTGCTCGGCGACATCAACGAATGGTTCGTGCGCGGCCGCGCACTGCGCACGTTGGTGACGCGGTTCCGGCGCGCGCCTGCGCCCCGCACGTTCCCGACCGTGTGGCCGGTGTTCTCGCTGGACCGGATCTGGGTCCATCCGGGCGAGCTGCTGGTCGACGTGGCCGTGCATCGCTCCGCACGCGCCCGCCGCGCGTCGGATCACTACCCGCTCGTCGCGCGCATGCGCGTGCCGGCCCCGCCTGGGACGGTCGCGGTGACGTAATGCACGTCATCGCACCCCGAACGGAACAGCGTGAATTCTTTTCAATCGGATGTAATGCGCGACGGCCGAGTGTCGTCAATGCAGGCGGGTCGCCACATCAAGCAGCGCATCGGTGATTTCGACGGTCAGCCTGCACGCGTCCGCTTGCTCGGGCAGGCACTCGACCGTCTGCTCCACGGCGTCGTGCAGC
This genomic interval carries:
- a CDS encoding endonuclease/exonuclease/phosphatase family protein, which codes for MSAAAPSPSPPRPPGARDLRIATYNIRGGFGIWHAAAADRIAAVIDELDADVIALQEVPLGGTRAPDVLAHLRAATGLNAAAGVTIDTPERRYGNAVLSRCPIRAARTLDLSFHPREPRGALDADIDCDAGTIRVVATHLGLSASERSAQVQRLLAAFDTGAMPVILLGDINEWFVRGRALRTLVTRFRRAPAPRTFPTVWPVFSLDRIWVHPGELLVDVAVHRSARARRASDHYPLVARMRVPAPPGTVAVT